Proteins encoded in a region of the Sterolibacterium denitrificans genome:
- a CDS encoding tetratricopeptide repeat-containing sulfotransferase family protein — protein MSAATPQPAATTDRRVSLPEAFALALRYQRENRLAEAEALLRRILHAAPRHAPALHLLGVVLHQGGRTDLAAELLRQAVDAAPDEALYRANLCEMYRLLRRLDEAVAQGERAAALAPDLALAHSNLGIACYDQGALAQARAHQERALALDPQLPAALNNLGSILRDQKDRPGAIARYRQVLALQPGHAEACNNLASVLTESEQPEAAIQLLLPLLQRLPDYAEAHCNLGTAFLALERFDKAAHGFRRALALKPDHAEACLGLAQVQQELGALDEAQAMAERALTLAPPKKCPPAHVLLGRIYNEAGYPERSRQAFTQALALDPTLPSAYLGRGHLSMELGDLQGAEADFRRALHLSEETPLGLLGARLALAQVDKVREGDENMAALVAEGAKIDELPELKALPLHFALGKCYEDTKQYDLAFHHYQAGCRLKRQRIDYSAERTESIGDAIRGFFSKENIDRLRGEGCASNLPIFVLGMPRSGTTLTETILASHPLVHGAGELHDIIRIAGNPCDSPNPPDDEPQAAGYPLNLQDITPAALQQMGRRYIAGLQARAPAAARITDKMPANFNYLGLIHLMLPQAKIVHVKRNPVDTCLSCYTRLFGRSQYQSYDLAELGRYYRNYARLMQHWREVLPPGAFHEIQYEALVADQEGQARALLDYCELPWDAACMDFHKTERSVRTASVTQVRQPIYQTSVEKWRHYEKHLGPLLEALGDLVPASYS, from the coding sequence ATGTCAGCAGCCACTCCCCAGCCTGCCGCGACCACCGACCGGCGAGTCTCCCTGCCGGAAGCGTTTGCCCTGGCCTTGCGCTATCAGAGGGAAAACCGGCTGGCCGAGGCGGAGGCGCTATTGCGGCGCATCCTGCACGCAGCGCCCCGCCATGCACCGGCCCTGCATTTGCTGGGCGTCGTCCTGCATCAGGGCGGTCGGACCGACCTGGCGGCCGAGCTGTTGCGGCAAGCGGTGGATGCCGCACCGGATGAGGCGCTGTACCGGGCCAACCTGTGCGAGATGTACCGCTTGCTGAGGCGCCTCGACGAAGCGGTTGCCCAGGGGGAACGGGCGGCGGCCCTGGCGCCGGATCTGGCGCTGGCGCACAGCAATCTGGGCATTGCCTGTTATGACCAGGGCGCGCTGGCGCAGGCGCGGGCGCATCAGGAGCGGGCGTTGGCGCTCGATCCGCAGTTGCCGGCAGCGCTCAACAACCTGGGCAGCATCCTGCGCGACCAGAAGGACCGGCCGGGCGCGATTGCCCGTTACCGGCAAGTGCTGGCATTGCAGCCCGGCCATGCCGAGGCCTGCAACAATCTGGCCAGCGTGCTGACCGAGAGCGAGCAGCCGGAAGCCGCGATCCAGCTCCTGCTGCCCCTGCTGCAACGCCTGCCGGACTACGCCGAGGCGCATTGCAATCTCGGCACGGCTTTTCTGGCGCTGGAACGGTTCGACAAGGCCGCCCATGGCTTTCGCCGGGCGCTGGCGCTGAAGCCGGACCATGCCGAAGCCTGCCTGGGCCTGGCGCAGGTGCAACAGGAACTGGGGGCGCTGGATGAGGCGCAGGCCATGGCCGAACGGGCGCTGACGCTGGCGCCGCCGAAAAAATGCCCGCCGGCGCACGTACTGCTGGGCAGGATCTACAACGAAGCCGGCTATCCGGAACGATCCCGCCAGGCATTCACGCAGGCCCTGGCGCTCGATCCCACCCTGCCCAGCGCCTATCTTGGCCGCGGCCATCTGTCCATGGAGCTGGGCGACCTGCAAGGCGCCGAAGCGGATTTTCGCCGGGCTTTGCACCTGAGCGAGGAAACGCCACTGGGGCTACTGGGCGCGCGCCTGGCGCTGGCGCAAGTCGACAAGGTGCGCGAGGGGGACGAAAACATGGCCGCGCTGGTGGCCGAAGGCGCGAAAATCGACGAATTGCCGGAACTCAAGGCGCTGCCGCTGCATTTCGCGCTCGGCAAGTGTTACGAAGACACAAAGCAGTACGACCTGGCCTTCCACCACTATCAGGCCGGCTGCCGGCTGAAGCGCCAGCGGATCGACTACAGCGCCGAGCGCACCGAGTCGATCGGAGACGCCATCCGCGGCTTCTTCAGCAAGGAGAATATCGACCGCCTGCGGGGCGAGGGCTGCGCATCGAACCTGCCGATTTTCGTCCTCGGCATGCCGCGTTCGGGCACGACGCTGACCGAAACCATCCTCGCCAGCCATCCGCTGGTACATGGCGCGGGCGAGCTGCACGACATCATCAGGATCGCCGGCAATCCTTGCGACTCGCCGAACCCGCCGGACGACGAGCCGCAGGCCGCCGGTTATCCGCTGAACCTGCAGGACATCACGCCGGCCGCGCTGCAGCAGATGGGGCGACGCTATATCGCCGGCCTGCAGGCACGCGCGCCGGCCGCGGCGCGCATCACCGACAAGATGCCGGCAAATTTCAACTACCTGGGGCTGATCCACCTGATGCTGCCGCAGGCGAAAATCGTGCACGTCAAGCGCAATCCGGTGGATACCTGCCTGTCGTGCTACACGCGGCTGTTCGGCCGCAGCCAGTACCAGAGCTACGACCTTGCCGAGCTTGGCCGCTACTACCGCAATTACGCCCGGCTGATGCAGCACTGGCGCGAGGTGCTGCCCCCAGGCGCGTTTCATGAAATCCAGTACGAAGCGCTGGTCGCCGACCAGGAAGGCCAGGCCCGCGCCCTGCTCGATTATTGCGAGCTGCCGTGGGATGCGGCCTGCATGGATTTCCACAAGACCGAGCGCAGCGTGCGCACCGCCAGCGTGACCCAGGTACGCCAGCCGATCTACCAAACCTCGGTGGAAAAATGGCGCCACTACGAAAAACACCTCGGCCCGCTGCTGGAGGCGCTGGGGGATTTGGTTCCTGCCTCCTATTCCTGA
- a CDS encoding sulfotransferase family protein, protein MNKKQNVLLIGGAMRSGTTVIHRALCTAENSNPYISESWFLSDIMRLYRWNLTRYEVRHADQFGHVRNFRELIWLNVRQYLLTVSVKYNDPELLILKHPELTYHFHELAEHFPNFRFIVIVRDPRDVIASIMEVAKRHHQNKIASPQTALKTIRQYCESYSAYYANVFNNAERFGNRLIFVKYEDFMQEPGKELARISQFSGARYDRERAMDFLPEHAAAANFDKDAREQDPFSGAFWSDAYTKPISTERIARYKNTLNEAQIEEIEQHLNHFGKRFGYWPGK, encoded by the coding sequence ATGAACAAAAAACAGAACGTCCTGCTCATCGGCGGGGCAATGCGCAGCGGTACGACCGTCATACACCGCGCTCTTTGCACGGCGGAAAACAGCAATCCCTATATTTCGGAGAGTTGGTTCCTGTCCGACATCATGCGGCTCTACCGCTGGAACCTCACCCGCTACGAGGTACGGCATGCCGATCAGTTCGGGCACGTTCGCAATTTCAGGGAGCTCATCTGGCTCAACGTGCGCCAATACCTCCTGACCGTCTCCGTCAAATACAACGATCCCGAGCTTCTGATCCTGAAGCATCCGGAACTCACCTACCATTTTCACGAACTCGCTGAACACTTTCCAAATTTTCGCTTCATCGTGATCGTCCGCGATCCTCGCGACGTCATCGCTTCCATCATGGAAGTTGCCAAGCGCCATCACCAAAACAAGATCGCCAGCCCGCAAACCGCGCTGAAGACCATTCGCCAATACTGCGAAAGCTATTCCGCCTACTATGCGAATGTTTTCAACAATGCCGAACGCTTTGGCAACCGGCTCATCTTCGTAAAGTACGAAGATTTCATGCAGGAACCCGGCAAGGAACTCGCTCGAATCAGCCAGTTTTCCGGCGCACGCTACGACCGGGAGCGTGCCATGGATTTTCTTCCGGAACATGCCGCGGCGGCAAACTTCGACAAGGATGCCCGCGAACAGGATCCGTTCAGCGGCGCATTCTGGTCGGACGCCTATACCAAGCCCATTTCGACGGAAAGAATTGCGCGTTACAAAAACACCCTGAACGAAGCCCAGATCGAAGAAATAGAACAACATCTGAACCACTTCGGCAAAAGATTCGGTTACTGGCCGGGCAAATGA
- a CDS encoding nucleotidyltransferase domain-containing protein, producing MKNLQELVQALSAVDRVSAVALGGSRGLGTANENSDYDFVVFRAAGEAIPPAQLADALQPFADAGKISNQAGFVSAQIAGRKLEIFQKDLNLIEREIQLSRQGKFRWYIRQLFPHGDLSTCRITHLIHLEICQEHAHCLSRLRQLAWPFPPPLMRSLASTFLTQTTITLMHARKIRRAEEVQHLVALCSAFVFFSNIVLFAINRQYPLLEKGNSTLIREFTLRPERYEYRATTLFKAAADGALQAVTDEMAGLQQELGKLVQQALAASVGSAASPAASRNERNDAPDPGR from the coding sequence ATGAAAAACCTGCAGGAACTCGTCCAGGCTCTCTCGGCCGTCGACCGCGTCAGCGCCGTGGCGCTGGGTGGATCGCGCGGACTCGGCACGGCGAATGAAAACTCCGACTACGATTTCGTCGTGTTTCGCGCGGCCGGCGAAGCAATCCCGCCCGCGCAACTGGCCGACGCCCTCCAGCCATTCGCGGATGCCGGAAAGATCAGCAATCAGGCCGGCTTCGTCAGCGCGCAGATCGCCGGCAGAAAACTGGAAATCTTTCAGAAGGATCTGAACCTGATCGAACGGGAAATCCAGTTGTCCCGGCAGGGCAAGTTCCGCTGGTACATCCGCCAGTTGTTTCCCCATGGCGATCTGAGCACCTGCCGGATCACTCATCTCATCCACCTGGAAATCTGCCAGGAACACGCGCATTGCCTGAGCAGGCTGCGGCAACTGGCCTGGCCTTTTCCGCCACCGCTGATGCGCTCGCTCGCCAGCACCTTTCTGACGCAAACGACCATCACCCTGATGCATGCCCGGAAAATCAGGCGAGCGGAAGAGGTTCAACATCTCGTCGCCCTGTGTTCGGCATTCGTGTTTTTCTCGAACATCGTGCTGTTTGCCATCAACCGCCAGTATCCGCTGCTGGAAAAGGGCAACAGCACGCTGATCCGGGAATTCACGCTGCGCCCCGAACGTTACGAATATCGCGCGACCACCCTGTTCAAGGCCGCCGCCGACGGCGCGCTGCAGGCAGTAACCGATGAAATGGCCGGTTTGCAGCAGGAACTCGGCAAACTGGTGCAGCAGGCGCTTGCAGCATCGGTGGGATCGGCAGCATCGCCTGCAGCGTCCCGCAATGAGCGCAATGACGCGCCCGATCCGGGCCGCTGA